One stretch of Mus pahari chromosome 5, PAHARI_EIJ_v1.1, whole genome shotgun sequence DNA includes these proteins:
- the C5H1orf115 gene encoding uncharacterized protein C1orf115 homolog — protein MTVGARLRSKAASSLVGRGPLGRSRRAGDEETDAIVEHLEGEDEDPASPDCEREEGGRRAGTPSARRVHLAVLPERYDSLEEPAPGDKPKKRYRRKLKKYGKNFGKAISKGCRYIVIGLQGFAAAYSAPFGVATSVVSFVR, from the exons ATGACGGTGGGCGCCCGGCTCCGAAGCAAGGCGGCGAGCAGCTTGGTGGGCCGAGGGCCCCTGGGGCGATCGCGCCGCGCCGGTGACGAGGAGACAGATGCCATCGTGGAGCACCTGGAGGGCGAGGACGAGGACCCGGCGAGCCCGGACTGTGAGCGCGAAGAGGGCGGGCGGCGCGCAGGGACCCCGAGCGCACGCAGGGTGCACCTGGCTGTGCTGCCGGAGCGCTACGACTCCCTGGAGGAGCCCGCGCCAGGCGACAAGCCCAAGAAGAGGTACCGGCGAAAACTGAAGAAGTACGGCAAG AATTTTGGGAAGGCCATCAGCAAAGGATGCCGGTACATCGTCATTGGCCTGCAAGGATTTGCCGCAGCGTACTCTGCCCCATTTGGAGTGGCCACCAGCGTGGTGTCCTTCGTGCGCTAA